From one Rhopalosiphum padi isolate XX-2018 chromosome 2, ASM2088224v1, whole genome shotgun sequence genomic stretch:
- the LOC132921448 gene encoding general odorant-binding protein 28a produces the protein MFALKVACLCLSVAAVLGENNQQNSNDRSASIFQSCISETKLSGDALKGFRSMSIPKTQAEKCMMGCLMRKVNVINKGKFSVEEATKVAQKYYGTNETMMKKAKDLIDVCAKKAQSTTEECALAGIVTTCIVEEAQKAGLTGGPGGPGGNRSRRTVSPKFRANVE, from the exons ATGTTCGCTCTTAAAGTGGCGTGTCTGTGTTTGTCCGTCGCCGCCGTACTC GGTGAAAATAATCAACAAAACTCAAATGATCGGTCTGCCTCTATATTCCAGAGTTGCATATCGGAAACAAAGTTGTCTGGCG acGCACTCAAAGGGTTCCGGTCGATGAGTATACCAAAGACGCAAGCCGAAAAA TGTATGATGGGTTGTCTGATGAGAAAAGTCAACGTG ATTAACAAGGGCAAGTTTTCGGTTGAAGAGGCTACTAAGGTGGCACAGAAATATTACGGAACAAACGAAACAATGATGAAAAAGGCAAAGGACCTCATCGACGTTTGCGCAAAGAAag CTCAATCGACGACTGAAGAGTGTGCGTTGGCCGGAATTGTGACTACTTGTATTGTGGAGGAAGCTCAAAAA GCTGGCTTAACTGGCGGACCTGGTGGACCTGGCGGCAACCGTTCCAGACGAACCGTTTCACCGAAATTTAGAGCCAACGTCGAATAA